A region from the uncultured Ilyobacter sp. genome encodes:
- a CDS encoding type III pantothenate kinase has translation MLLAFDIGNTHIVSGILNDSGEVLLTFRVSSNEKLTEDEFFSYLRNITKFNNIDLLDVKGIVVSSVVPSLLTIFDFLGRKYFKIVPIVVDLSLKLPFTFAENLNPIGFGADRIIDITQALTLYPDRNLVIFDFGTATTYEVLVGGVYVGGGILPGIEMSINSLYGSTAKLPKVKFGKPDSVLGKDTVDQIKAGIFFGYAGQIKHIIKKIKEEVDDPYVIATGGLGRVLSGEIEEIDEYCSDLSVQGLFTIYHQNKTVS, from the coding sequence ATGCTCTTAGCTTTTGATATAGGAAACACCCATATAGTCTCTGGTATTTTAAACGACAGTGGTGAAGTCCTACTCACCTTCAGAGTTTCATCCAATGAAAAGCTTACTGAAGATGAATTTTTTTCATACCTTAGAAATATCACAAAATTCAATAATATCGATCTCCTGGATGTAAAGGGTATAGTCGTTTCATCTGTTGTTCCAAGTCTTTTGACAATATTTGACTTCCTTGGCAGGAAATATTTCAAAATAGTTCCTATTGTTGTAGACCTTTCACTGAAACTTCCATTTACCTTTGCTGAGAACCTTAATCCCATAGGTTTTGGTGCTGACAGAATTATTGATATAACTCAGGCCCTGACTCTCTATCCCGACAGAAACCTTGTTATCTTTGATTTTGGTACTGCCACCACCTATGAAGTCCTTGTTGGTGGAGTCTATGTAGGAGGAGGTATCCTTCCAGGTATAGAGATGTCTATAAATTCACTCTATGGAAGTACCGCCAAGCTTCCAAAGGTTAAATTCGGAAAACCCGATTCGGTTCTCGGTAAGGATACAGTAGATCAGATAAAGGCGGGAATATTCTTCGGATATGCAGGTCAGATAAAGCACATCATCAAAAAAATAAAAGAGGAAGTCGACGATCCTTATGTGATAGCCACAGGAGGTTTGGGAAGAGTTCTTTCAGGTGAGATAGAAGAGATTGATGAATACTGCTCAGATTTAAGTGTCCAGGGACTTTTTACGATCTATCACCAAAACAAAACCGTATCATAA
- a CDS encoding MFS transporter, whose translation MEKRLPRSVQLFYGIGVSYAIVDQIFAQWVLYYYLPPENSGIKPLMAPILISLALVLSRFVDMVSDPLVGYLSDKSNSRWGRRIPFIAAGSIPLGISTVAFFYPVKGGGMDTFLYLSLVGSIFFIFYTIVGAPYNALIPEIGNTPEERLNLSTWQSVFRLIYTAIAMILPGILIKTLGKGDTETGIRMMVILLSTVSALGAYVTVFLVPEKKYSHGKISKTTLKESLKILFHDKSFIYYLLGLLFFFVGFNILRASMNYYVEDIMGMGKGAITAAAAILFGTSALFFYPTNRLAKRVGYRKLMLSALAALVLLSLVLYNLGKVIPVSAGFYIFALLGIPVSGAAFIFPPAMLSEISTHISEKSGHKIEGMCFGIQGFFLKMAFLISISLLPIILVAGGGNIIQAIITSPEGVSRSGVYTTALFSAASFVISFIFYFLYKE comes from the coding sequence ATGGAAAAAAGATTACCGAGGAGTGTACAGTTATTTTATGGTATAGGGGTGAGCTATGCCATAGTAGATCAGATATTTGCCCAGTGGGTTTTATATTATTATCTTCCGCCGGAAAATTCAGGGATAAAGCCTCTTATGGCCCCTATACTAATATCCCTGGCCTTAGTCCTGTCGAGATTTGTGGACATGGTTTCCGACCCTTTGGTAGGTTATCTATCTGATAAGTCCAATAGCAGATGGGGTCGTAGAATTCCTTTTATAGCTGCAGGAAGTATCCCGTTGGGAATTTCCACAGTGGCATTTTTTTACCCTGTAAAGGGAGGAGGAATGGATACTTTTCTCTATCTTTCACTGGTGGGGTCTATATTTTTTATTTTCTATACCATAGTAGGAGCCCCTTATAACGCCCTTATTCCAGAAATAGGCAATACTCCTGAAGAAAGGCTCAATCTTTCAACCTGGCAGTCAGTTTTTAGACTGATTTATACAGCCATTGCCATGATACTACCTGGAATACTTATAAAGACTCTCGGTAAGGGAGATACAGAGACAGGAATAAGGATGATGGTTATACTTCTCAGCACAGTTTCGGCACTAGGTGCTTATGTGACAGTTTTCTTGGTTCCTGAGAAAAAGTATTCCCACGGAAAAATTTCCAAAACGACTTTAAAAGAATCCCTTAAGATACTTTTTCACGACAAGTCTTTTATATATTATCTTCTAGGACTGCTCTTCTTTTTTGTAGGCTTTAATATTCTTAGGGCCTCTATGAACTATTATGTGGAAGATATTATGGGAATGGGAAAGGGAGCAATAACTGCGGCGGCGGCTATACTTTTTGGTACCTCTGCACTTTTCTTTTATCCCACCAACAGACTAGCCAAAAGAGTGGGGTACAGAAAACTCATGCTTTCAGCTCTTGCTGCTTTGGTGTTACTCTCTCTTGTGCTTTATAATCTCGGGAAGGTTATCCCTGTCAGTGCGGGCTTTTATATATTTGCCCTCTTGGGAATACCGGTTTCAGGTGCCGCTTTTATATTTCCGCCGGCCATGCTGAGTGAGATAAGCACCCACATAAGTGAAAAGAGTGGTCACAAAATAGAGGGTATGTGTTTTGGAATACAGGGATTTTTTCTGAAAATGGCCTTTCTCATCTCCATATCCCTACTTCCCATAATACTCGTAGCGGGAGGAGGAAATATAATACAGGCTATAATTACAAGTCCTGAGGGAGTCTCAAGATCGGGAGTCTATACCACCGCACTTTTTTCTGCAGCTTCCTTTGTAATCTCCTTTATATTTTATTTTCTTTATAAAGAGTAA
- a CDS encoding serine hydrolase, with protein MQNEIVKIMKEYGDTVSVYAKNLSDNKVLISHRCNKVFRSPTVMKIMVMVEVLKEVEEGQYTLDDRIDIKETGVSYLSLIRDLSISSYTLKDLIILMMTANDYTAINTLLNLFGLDRINDRIERMGLMDTKVQRKMLDFSAIEKGKENITSIRDMANILEKIYNRSVFKNKEISDLSVEMLKYQRVGRGVRNYIPEWESTYRSGEVGDFYHDIGIVFLGNTHFILGVFVDDALDPLEALEIISRIKKAFLKNVSQKSDVV; from the coding sequence ATGCAGAATGAGATAGTAAAGATTATGAAGGAATATGGGGACACTGTTTCTGTCTATGCAAAAAATCTCTCAGATAACAAGGTGCTGATATCTCACAGATGCAACAAGGTTTTCAGATCTCCCACTGTTATGAAAATAATGGTAATGGTAGAAGTCTTAAAAGAGGTAGAGGAAGGCCAGTACACTCTAGATGACAGGATAGATATAAAGGAGACGGGTGTATCATATCTCAGCCTTATAAGAGACCTTTCCATAAGTTCCTATACCCTGAAAGATCTTATAATTCTCATGATGACAGCTAATGACTATACTGCTATAAATACACTGCTTAATTTATTTGGACTGGATAGGATAAATGACAGAATAGAAAGAATGGGGCTCATGGATACAAAGGTTCAAAGAAAAATGCTGGATTTTTCTGCAATTGAGAAGGGAAAGGAAAATATAACCAGCATAAGGGATATGGCCAATATTCTGGAAAAAATATACAACAGGTCTGTATTTAAAAATAAAGAAATAAGTGATCTTTCAGTGGAGATGTTAAAATATCAAAGAGTTGGAAGAGGTGTAAGGAATTATATCCCAGAATGGGAGAGTACATACAGAAGCGGAGAGGTAGGAGATTTTTATCATGATATTGGAATTGTATTTTTGGGAAATACCCATTTTATTTTGGGAGTCTTTGTAGATGATGCCTTAGATCCCCTAGAAGCTTTGGAGATAATCTCCAGGATAAAAAAAGCCTTTCTGAAAAATGTTTCTCAAAAGTCTGACGTGGTCTAG
- a CDS encoding nucleotidyltransferase: MKATGVVVEYNPFHNGHRYHLEKAREKGAGNVVIAAMSGDFLQRGEPGVVNRWKRAEMALRSGVDIVAELPAYYSNQSAEIFARGAVGILGALCVSDVVFGSESGEIEKLKNIASLEENEEFQDYLKEELGRGSSYPTSFAAAIEKITGEKRYMSPNDILGTEYVKSIAKLGLDINPIAIKREGTGYHSHHIKGNIASATAIRKMLGEKTEEIKKLVPEPVYEILSDEFREGRCASLHEFYPILRHEIILHKDYLGEIQDIEAGFENRLYEAALKNRDFEKFYGDIMTKRYTNARIQRVLTHILLGLTVKITEDAKMGVPYVRILGFNQRGGRYLKSIRGKTGIEVFTTLKNVSKKLSGREKKLLDFNERCSMIYTVIKEYEERKTPIIIK, translated from the coding sequence ATGAAGGCTACAGGAGTGGTTGTAGAGTATAACCCTTTTCACAACGGACACAGATATCATCTGGAAAAAGCCAGAGAAAAGGGCGCAGGGAATGTGGTGATAGCCGCTATGAGTGGAGACTTTCTCCAGAGAGGGGAACCAGGGGTAGTAAACAGATGGAAAAGAGCTGAAATGGCTCTTAGAAGCGGAGTGGACATAGTGGCCGAGCTTCCGGCGTACTATTCCAATCAAAGCGCCGAGATATTTGCCAGAGGAGCTGTGGGAATCTTAGGAGCCCTTTGTGTAAGTGATGTAGTTTTTGGATCTGAAAGTGGAGAGATAGAAAAGTTAAAAAATATAGCCTCCCTAGAAGAAAACGAGGAGTTTCAGGATTATCTGAAAGAGGAGCTCGGCAGGGGAAGCTCGTATCCCACATCCTTTGCAGCAGCGATAGAAAAAATAACTGGAGAAAAGAGGTATATGAGTCCAAATGATATACTGGGAACTGAATATGTGAAAAGTATAGCTAAACTGGGACTGGATATAAATCCAATAGCCATAAAGAGAGAGGGGACGGGATATCATTCCCACCATATAAAGGGTAATATTGCCAGTGCCACTGCCATCAGAAAAATGTTGGGAGAGAAGACGGAAGAAATAAAAAAACTGGTTCCGGAACCTGTGTATGAAATATTGAGTGATGAGTTCAGAGAAGGAAGATGTGCGTCGCTTCATGAATTTTATCCTATACTCAGGCATGAGATAATACTTCATAAAGATTATCTGGGAGAGATACAAGATATAGAGGCCGGTTTTGAAAACCGTCTTTATGAGGCGGCACTTAAAAACAGGGATTTTGAAAAATTCTATGGTGATATAATGACAAAAAGATATACAAATGCGAGGATTCAGAGGGTATTGACTCACATACTCTTGGGCTTAACTGTAAAGATAACTGAAGACGCTAAAATGGGAGTTCCTTATGTAAGGATATTAGGATTTAACCAAAGGGGCGGGAGATATCTCAAAAGCATAAGGGGGAAGACAGGTATAGAGGTCTTTACCACCTTAAAAAATGTGTCCAAAAAACTCTCTGGGAGGGAAAAAAAACTTTTGGATTTCAATGAGAGGTGCAGCATGATATACACTGTGATAAAGGAGTATGAGGAGAGAAAGACTCCCATTATTATAAAATGA